The proteins below are encoded in one region of Ursus arctos isolate Adak ecotype North America unplaced genomic scaffold, UrsArc2.0 scaffold_24, whole genome shotgun sequence:
- the PCTP gene encoding phosphatidylcholine transfer protein isoform X3 has product MCTPLSQVPRGSPSLQTGLYEYKVFGVLDNCLPAVLADVYMDLDYRKQWDQYVKDLYEKECNGETVVYWQVKYPFPMSNRDYVYVRQRRDLDVDGRKILVVLAQSTSVPQIPERSGVVRVNQYKQSLAIESDGKKGSRVFMYYFDNPGGQIPSWLINWVAKNGVPNFLKDMAKACQNYPRRS; this is encoded by the exons ATGTGTACTCCTCTTTCCCAAGTACCTCGAGGATCCCCTTCACTG CAGACTGGACTTTACGAGTATAAAGTCTTCGGTGTTCTGGACAATTGCCTGCCAGCTGTGCTTGCAGATGTCTATATGGACTTAGACTACAGAAAACAGTGGGACCAATATGTTAAAG acCTCTATGAAAAGGAATGCAATGGAGAAACAGTGGTCTACTGGCAAGTGAAGTACCCGTTTCCCATGTCCAACAGAGAT TATGTCTACGTCCGACAACGGCGAGACCTGGACGTGGATGGGCGGAAGATCCTCGTGGTCCTGGCCCAGAGCACCTCCGTGCCACAGATTCCTGAGAGGTCTGGTGTGGTCCGCGTGAATCAGTATAAGCAGAGCCTGGCGATTGAGAGTGATGGCAAGAAGGGGAGCAGAG tTTTCATGTATTACTTCGATAACCCGGGTGGCCAAATTCCGTCCTGGCTCATTAACTGGGTCGCCAAG AATGGCGTTCCTAACTTCTTAAAGGACATGGCAAAAGCTTGTCAGAACTACCCAAGGAGATCCTAA
- the PCTP gene encoding phosphatidylcholine transfer protein isoform X1 produces the protein MERASGGFSEEQFREACAELQQPAPAGADWQQLVETLGISIYGLLDQQTGLYEYKVFGVLDNCLPAVLADVYMDLDYRKQWDQYVKDLYEKECNGETVVYWQVKYPFPMSNRDYVYVRQRRDLDVDGRKILVVLAQSTSVPQIPERSGVVRVNQYKQSLAIESDGKKGSRVFMYYFDNPGGQIPSWLINWVAKNGVPNFLKDMAKACQNYPRRS, from the exons ATGGAGCGTGCGTCTGGCGGCTTCTCCGAGGAACAGTTCCGGGAGGCCTGCGCGGAGCTCCAGCAGCCCGCGCCGGCCGGGGCCGACTGGCAGCAGCTGGTGGAGACCCTGGGCATCAGCATCTACGGGCTGCTGGACCAG CAGACTGGACTTTACGAGTATAAAGTCTTCGGTGTTCTGGACAATTGCCTGCCAGCTGTGCTTGCAGATGTCTATATGGACTTAGACTACAGAAAACAGTGGGACCAATATGTTAAAG acCTCTATGAAAAGGAATGCAATGGAGAAACAGTGGTCTACTGGCAAGTGAAGTACCCGTTTCCCATGTCCAACAGAGAT TATGTCTACGTCCGACAACGGCGAGACCTGGACGTGGATGGGCGGAAGATCCTCGTGGTCCTGGCCCAGAGCACCTCCGTGCCACAGATTCCTGAGAGGTCTGGTGTGGTCCGCGTGAATCAGTATAAGCAGAGCCTGGCGATTGAGAGTGATGGCAAGAAGGGGAGCAGAG tTTTCATGTATTACTTCGATAACCCGGGTGGCCAAATTCCGTCCTGGCTCATTAACTGGGTCGCCAAG AATGGCGTTCCTAACTTCTTAAAGGACATGGCAAAAGCTTGTCAGAACTACCCAAGGAGATCCTAA
- the PCTP gene encoding phosphatidylcholine transfer protein isoform X2, with product MERASGGFSEEQFREACAELQQPAPAGADWQQLVETLGISIYGLLDQTGLYEYKVFGVLDNCLPAVLADVYMDLDYRKQWDQYVKDLYEKECNGETVVYWQVKYPFPMSNRDYVYVRQRRDLDVDGRKILVVLAQSTSVPQIPERSGVVRVNQYKQSLAIESDGKKGSRVFMYYFDNPGGQIPSWLINWVAKNGVPNFLKDMAKACQNYPRRS from the exons ATGGAGCGTGCGTCTGGCGGCTTCTCCGAGGAACAGTTCCGGGAGGCCTGCGCGGAGCTCCAGCAGCCCGCGCCGGCCGGGGCCGACTGGCAGCAGCTGGTGGAGACCCTGGGCATCAGCATCTACGGGCTGCTGGACCAG ACTGGACTTTACGAGTATAAAGTCTTCGGTGTTCTGGACAATTGCCTGCCAGCTGTGCTTGCAGATGTCTATATGGACTTAGACTACAGAAAACAGTGGGACCAATATGTTAAAG acCTCTATGAAAAGGAATGCAATGGAGAAACAGTGGTCTACTGGCAAGTGAAGTACCCGTTTCCCATGTCCAACAGAGAT TATGTCTACGTCCGACAACGGCGAGACCTGGACGTGGATGGGCGGAAGATCCTCGTGGTCCTGGCCCAGAGCACCTCCGTGCCACAGATTCCTGAGAGGTCTGGTGTGGTCCGCGTGAATCAGTATAAGCAGAGCCTGGCGATTGAGAGTGATGGCAAGAAGGGGAGCAGAG tTTTCATGTATTACTTCGATAACCCGGGTGGCCAAATTCCGTCCTGGCTCATTAACTGGGTCGCCAAG AATGGCGTTCCTAACTTCTTAAAGGACATGGCAAAAGCTTGTCAGAACTACCCAAGGAGATCCTAA
- the PCTP gene encoding phosphatidylcholine transfer protein isoform X4 encodes MDLDYRKQWDQYVKDLYEKECNGETVVYWQVKYPFPMSNRDYVYVRQRRDLDVDGRKILVVLAQSTSVPQIPERSGVVRVNQYKQSLAIESDGKKGSRVFMYYFDNPGGQIPSWLINWVAKNGVPNFLKDMAKACQNYPRRS; translated from the exons ATGGACTTAGACTACAGAAAACAGTGGGACCAATATGTTAAAG acCTCTATGAAAAGGAATGCAATGGAGAAACAGTGGTCTACTGGCAAGTGAAGTACCCGTTTCCCATGTCCAACAGAGAT TATGTCTACGTCCGACAACGGCGAGACCTGGACGTGGATGGGCGGAAGATCCTCGTGGTCCTGGCCCAGAGCACCTCCGTGCCACAGATTCCTGAGAGGTCTGGTGTGGTCCGCGTGAATCAGTATAAGCAGAGCCTGGCGATTGAGAGTGATGGCAAGAAGGGGAGCAGAG tTTTCATGTATTACTTCGATAACCCGGGTGGCCAAATTCCGTCCTGGCTCATTAACTGGGTCGCCAAG AATGGCGTTCCTAACTTCTTAAAGGACATGGCAAAAGCTTGTCAGAACTACCCAAGGAGATCCTAA